The Amycolatopsis sp. QT-25 genomic sequence GCTCCAGCGTGCCCAGGTCCTTTTCGGCGAAAGCGGCGTACGCGGAACCGTAGGTGTACGCGTGCAGGGCTTCGGCGGGTGTGAGCCGCTCATCGGGACCCAGCACGACGCCGGAGGCGGTCTTCCTCCGCACCATGTCGGCCAGCGCGAGCAGCGGGGCGCCCTCGACGACCGGGCGGTCGGAACTGGCGGGCAGCACACATCCCACGTCGAGCAGGCTCTTGAGCCGGTAACACCACGGTTCGCGCTCGGGGCCGAGCGCGGCCCGCATCCCGTCGCCGATCTCGTTGACGAACCGGCCCTGCGGCGAGGCGATGAGCCCCAGCGACGCCAGCCGCTTCAGCTCCTCCGGCCGCAGCACCGCGCAGTGCTCGACGCGGTGGCGGTGATCAGGCCGCGGGTCGGCCTTGAGCGCGGCCTCGTAGGCGTCGAGGACGACGGTGATCGCGCGGTCGCCGATGGCGTGCGTGGCGATCTGCCAGCCGGCCTTGTGCGCGGCGGCGATCGTCCGCGCGATCTCGTCCTCGGGCACCTGGAAGTAGCCGACGTTGTCCGGCTCGCCCGCGAACGGCTCGTGCATCGCGCAGGTCCGGCCGATCAGCGAACCGTCGGCGAACAGTTTCATCGCGCCGATCCGCAGCCATTCGTCGCCGAAACCGGTGCGCATCCCCAGGTCGAGCCCATACAGCGCTGATGGCTCCTCGGCGGGAAAGCGGGCACCGGCGTCCAGGTCGTGGAGCACGCTCGCCGCGACCATCACCGTGCTCCGCACCCGCAGCACACCGCGATCGCGCGCCAGCTGGTACGCGGCGAGTTCGGCGGGGGTCTCCCCCACCAGCCCCCCGCCGATCCCGGCCTCCTGGACGCTCGTGATGCCTTCGGCCAGGTACCGCTCGCTCGCCCGGTCCAGGCCGCGGACGACGGTCTCGACCGGTGTCGGGTAGGTCAGCGGCCGCAGCATGAGCTGGGCCTGTTCGGCGAGCAGCCCGGTCGGCGAGCCGTCCTCGTCGCGGACGACGTCGCCGCCCACGGGCACGTTCGGCAGGTCCAGCCGCTCCAGCACCGCGGAGTTGACCACGGTCATGTGCCCGGACGTGTGCTTGAGCCGCACGAGATGGCCGGGAGCGGCGCGGTCGAGCCCCTGCCGCGTCGGATGGCCGCCGGCGAGCTTGTTCTGGTCGTAGCCGCTGCCGATGATCCAGCCGCCCGGCGGCGTTTCGGCCGCGCGCCGCGCGACGGCGTCGTACACCTCGTCGACGCTGCGGCAAGCCGAGAGCGCGACGTCGTCGAGCGCCATGCCGAACCAGGCCATGTGGTTGTGCGCGTCGTGGAAACCGGGCACCACCACCGAGCCGCCGAGGTCGACGCGGTGCTTGGCGGAAAGCGCAGAAAGCGCGGAAGCGTCCTCGCCCAACGCCACAATCCGTCCGTGCAGCACCGCGAGCGCCGCGAATTCCTCCCTGCCGGTGAGGAATCGGGCGTGCTCGTAGACCGTGTCGACCCGCATGGATTCGACCCTATCGATCGATCGATCGGTCGTCTAGGCTCGGCGTCATGAGCACCGTGGACTACGCAACCGACGACGGCATCGCGGTCCTGTGGCTGAACCGCCCGGAGCGACTCAACGCGGTGGTCGCCGAACTGATCGACGACCTGCTGGAGGCACTCGACGCGGCCGCCCGCTCCGACGCGCGGGCGGTGGTGCTCGCGGGGCGAGGACGGGCGTTCTGCGCCGGTCACGATCTCAAGGAGCCCACCCCCGAGGGTGACTCACGCCGGCGGCTCGACCGGCTACAGGACGTGACACGTCGCCTGCGCGGGCTCCGCCAGCCCGTGATCGCCGCGGTCCACGGTTACGCGATCGGCGCGGGCGCCGAGTTCGCGATGGGCTGCGACCTGATCCTCGCCGCCGAAGACGCGGTGTTCGCCTTCCCCGAGGTCTCGCTGGGCCTGAGCGTCACCGGCGCGGCGTCGCGCCTGCTACCGCTGCTGGTCGGCCCGCTCAAGGCCAAGGAACTCCTGCTGCTGGGCGAACGGGTGAGTGGCACCAAGGCCCGGGAACTCGGCCTGGTCAACGCCACCCTGCCCGCCGACGACCTGATGGACACCGCGCTCGCGTGGGCGGCCAGGATCGCGGCGCATCCGGCGGCCGCGGCCACGATGGCCAAACGCGCCCTCGATTCCGGCATCGACGGTTCGCTCGACGCCGCGCTCGAACTCGAAGTCAGTCACGCGCTGATCACCGAACACTCCGCCGAGGTCGCCGCCTCGGCCGAGGCCTTCCGGAACCGGACATGACCTCGCTCGCCGGGATCGACACCCTCCTCGGGCTGACCACCAGGGCCGCCGCCCGCTGGCCGGACAAGACGGCGTGGATCTTCGACTCCACCGGTGAGAGCTTCACGTTCGCCGACGTCGACGCGCGCAGCACGGAGTTCGCCCGCGCGCTGCTGGCGCTGGGCGTGAAGCCGGGTGACAGGGTCGCGGTGATGCTCCGCAACCAGCCCGAATTCCCGTTGCTGTGGCTGGCCTTGGCCAAGATCGGCGGCGTGCTCGTCCCGGTCAACACCGGGTACCGCGAGTTCGACGGCGCCCACGTGCTCCGGCATTCCGGCGCCAGGTTCGCCGTCGCGGCCGAGGAATTCCTGGAGCTGCTGGCCGGTATCGCGCCGGAGACAGCGTTGGAACGCGTGCTCACGCCCGGCGAACTGACCGGTGGCGGGGCCACCCCGGATTTCGCGAGCGAAGGCGAACGCCCGGTCAACATCCAGTACACCTCGGGCACCACCGGCGCGCCCAAGGGCTGCGTACTGCCGAACCGGTACTGGACGACCTTGGCGATCAGCCTGGCCACGGACTTCCCCATGGTCGGCGCCGACGACGTCGTCCTGACCGCGCAACCGTTCCACTACATCGATCCACAGTGGAACGTCGCGCTGGGGCTCGCGGGCGGCGCGACACTGGTGGTGCTCGACCGCTTCCACCCGTCCACGTTCTGGGCGAAGGTCCGCGAACACGGCGTCACCTGGTTCTACTGCCTCGGCCTGATGCCCACCCTCCTGCTGCGTCAGCCGGAAAGCGAGCTGGACAAGGCACACCAGGTCCGCGCGATCTGCGCCTCGGCCATCCCCCGTGACCTGCACGCCACACTCGAAGCACGCTGGGGCGCGCCGTGGTACGAGGCCTTCGGCATGACCGAGACCGGCGGTGACATCCGGATGTACCCCGCGGACCACGAGGAGACGGTCGGCACCGGGTGCCTCGGCAGGCCCGCGCCCACGCGTGAGGTGATGATCGCGGACACGGCCGGGAAACCACTGCCCCGAGGGGAAACCGGTGAGCTGCTGATCCGCGGGGTCGGCCTGATGCACGGGTACCACGACGACCCCGAGGCGACCAGGCGCGCGTTCGACGACGGCTGGTTCCACACCGGTGATCTGGCCACAATGGACGCCGAGGGCCGCGTCTACTACGTGGGCCGCACCAAGGACATGATCCGCCGCAGCGGTGAGAACATCTCCGCCGACGAGGTCGAGCGGGCATTGCAGCTGCATCCGGCGGTCAAGCTCGCCGCCGTCATCGCGGTGCCGGACGACATCCGCGGCGAGGAGGTCAAGGCGTATCTCGTCCTCGACGAAAACGAGGGACACCGGTGCGAACCGGCCGAGCTCGCGGAGTTCTGCTCGGCGAAGCTGGCCTACTTCAAGGTTCCCCGGTTCTGGGCGCTCGTGGCGGAACTGCCGATGACGCCGTCGGAACGGGTCGCGAAGGGCGAACTGAAGAAGGCGGAGGACCTGCGCGCGGGTTCCTGGGACAGGGTCACCGGGACATGGCTCTGAACATGGACTCCCGGCGGGGCAGCGACCCTCGGCGAGAAAGGGGACCGCGAGCCGTGAACACCCGCGAAAGAGTCCGGCAGGCCGCGGTGAAACTGTTCGCCACCAAGGGGTTCCACGGCACCGGCATCCGGGATCTGGCGCTGGCGGCGGAGCTGTCCTCCGCCAGCCTCTACCACTACATGGGCACCAAAGAGGACCTGCTGGTGGCCATCATGAACGAGTCGCTGCGGCGGTTGCTCGACGCGGCCGAGCAGGCGACCGCCGGGCTCACCGATCCCGTGTCGCGGCTCGGCTCCCTGGTCGCGCTGCACGTGCTCGCCCACGCCATTCAGCCGGATGACACCCGCGTGGTGGACAACGAGGTCCACGCCCTCACCCCCGGCGCCAGGGCCGGGGTGGTCGGCCTGCGCGACGCCTACGAAAGGCTGTGGGCGGACGCCATCGAAGACGGGGTCGCGGTGGGCGTCTTCCGCACCGATCAGCCTTCGGTCACCCGGCTCGCGCTGGTGGAGATGTGCAGCGGGGTCGCGCGCTGGTACTCGCCGAGCGGGCCGCTCACCCTGGACCAGCTGGCCGTCCATTACGCGGAACTGGCGCTGCGGGCGCTCGCCTCCGAACGCCGGCTGGACCGCGCGGCGCTGCAAAACTGCCGTGAAGTGGTCTCAAGAGTGTGGCGAGTGCCCGTTTAGCGGCGACTTTAGGTCCGTACGCCTTGCTCAGACGGCTTGTCTGAGGGACGCTCGAAGGGTGACTGAGCAAACGATCCAACTCGAACTGGACGACTCGGGTCTCTCGCCGGCGTTGCCGGTGCCTTCGAACCCCCGTGATCAGGTGCAGGACGTCCCCTACCGCCCGGTGGGATTCCGGGACGACGACCTGCCCACGGCGCTCGAACGGTGCGCGACATGGCTACGCCAGGCTCAGGAGTGGCTCGGGGAACCGGTCGATGTGCTGGCCGTCCATCTCGACTACGACGACCGCCAGGGTTCGCCGTACTACGACGTGAAACTTCTCTGCAACGAGGAGGACCTCGCCGGGGTCCCGATCGCGATGCGGAATCAGAAGGACGAGGACGAGGACTAGCGAGACCGACGCAATGAAGGGGCCTTTCATCGCGAAATTTGCGATGAAAGGCCCCTTCATTGCGCGTGGCGGGTGCCCGCGTGGGTCGAGTGGGTCGTGCGTGCCGATTCGGGTTCTGACCCGAATCGGCACGCACGACCACCTGTACCCACGTCTCAGCCCAGGGTGCCCCCGACCTTGACGTGTCCCTTGAGCAGGTTGCGCGCGATGGTCCGGCGCTGGATCTCGTCGGTGCCCTCGTAGATCCGCAGCAGCCGCAGTTCGCGGTACCAGCGCTCGACCGGCAGTTCCCGCGTGTAGCCCATCCCGCCGTGGATCTGCAGGACGCGGTCGACGATCTCGTTCGCCTTCACGCCGCCGTACAGCTTCGCCATCGACTGCGCGTGCCGCGAGTCCAGCTTCCGGTCGACCTGCCAGGCGGCGTGCAGCACCAGCCAGCGCAGGGCCTCCAGTTCGGTGCCGGAGTCCGCGATCATCCACTGGATGGCCTGGCGCTCGGCGATTTTCTGCCCGAACGTCTCCCGCGTGTTGGCGTGCTCGATCGCCATCGAGATCAACCGCTCGCAGGAGCCGATCGCGCGGGCGGGCAGCAGGTAGCGGCCTGCCCCGATCCACTGCATGGCCAGGTCGAACCCGTGGCCGAGCTCACCGAGGATCTGCGTCTCCGGCACGCGGACGTCCTCGAAGACCAGCGCGGCAGGCCCCCATTCGCCCATGGTGTCGATGTACTCGGACTTCCAGCCCGCGTCGCGGTCGACGAGGAAGCAGGTGACGCCGCCGTTCGCGCCCTTCTCCGGGTCGGTGATCGCGAAGACCATCACGAAGTCGGCCTCGTTGCCGCCGGTGATGAAGGTCTTCTCGCCGTTGATCACCCAGTCGGTGCCGTCCTTGCGGGCCGAGGTCCGGATGGCCTTGGCGTCCGAACCCGCGCCGGGTTCGGTGATCGCGAAGCACGATTTGCGCTCGCCCGAGATCGTCGGGAGCAGATAGCGCTCCTTCTGCTCGTCGTTGGCGTAGTACAGGATGTTGTCCGCCGAGCCGCCGAAGCGGAACGGCACGAACGTGCGGCCGAGTTCGGCTTCCAGCAGCGCGGTCATCACCGCCGACAGGCCCATGCCGCCGTACTCCTCGGGCGTCTGCACACCCCAGAAGCCGGACTCCTTGGCCTTCAGCTGGAGTTCGCGCAGCTCGTCGGAGGTCAGGCCGGGCTGTCCGGCGCGTTCGCGGCGCAGCACTTCCTGCTCACGCGGCATCAGATCGCGCTGGACGAAGGTGCGCACCCAGTCGCGTACCTCGCGTTCCTCGACGCTCAGAGAGAAATCCATGGTCAGCCCGCTCCCGTTCGACAGTGACCCAGCGCTGACTAAGCGCTCGCTTAGTTCAGCGTACCGCGTCGCTTGTCGTTCGCCGAGGAGTTGTCATAAGTTTTCGCAACCTGTTCCCGTCCCGGCGAAGGGCACCCATGAGCACGGCAGTACCCGCCACGAAGCGGGATCGCACCCACTACCTCTATCTGGCGGTCATCGCGGCGGTGGTGCTCGGCATCGCCGTCGGCATCCTGTTCCCCGCCCTCGGCAAGGAACTGAAGCCGCTCGGGACCGGGTTCGTGAACCTGATCAAGATGATGATCTCGCCGATCATCTTCTGCACGATCGCGCTCGGCGTCGGCTCGGTGGCGAAGGCCGCGAAGGTCGGCCGCGTCGGCGGGCTCGCGCTCGGCTACTTCCTGATCATGTCGACGGTCGCGCTGGTCATCGGCCTGGTCGTCGGCAACATCCTGCAGCCCGGCAGCGGACTGCACCTGACCCCGGAGATCGCCGAAAAGGGCCAAGGCCAGATCGCCAAGAGCGAGGGCACCGTCGAATTCCTCCTCGGGATCATCCCGAAGACGCTGGTCTCGGCGTTCACCGAGGGCGAGGTGCTGCAGACGCTGCTGGTCGCCCTGCTCGCCGGGTTCGCGTTGCAGAAACTCGGCACGAAGGGCGAGCCGATCCGCCGCGGCATCGAGCACATCCAGCGGCTCGTGTTCCGGATCCTCGCGATGATCATGTGGGCGGCCCCGGTCGGCGCGTTCGGCGCGATCGCCGCCGTCGTCGGCGAGACCGGCTGGAAGGCACTGCAGAGCCTCGCGGTGATCATGCTCGGCTTCTACCTCACCTGCGCGCTGTTCGTGTTCGTGGTTTTGGGGCTGATCCTCGGCCTGCTCGCCAGGGTCAACATCTTCAAGCTGCTGAAATACCTCGGCCGCGAGTTCCTGCTGATTCTTTCGACGTCGTCCTCCGAGTCGGCGCTGCCGCGGCTGATCGCGAAGATGGAGCACGCCGGCGTCTCCAAACCCGTGGTCGGCATCACCGTGCCGACCGGGTACTCGTTCAACCTCGACGGCACCGCGATCTACCTGACGATGGCGTCCATCTTCATCGCCGACGCGCTCGACAAACCGTTGACCATCGGCGAGCAGATCTCCTTGCTGGTGTTCATGATCATCGCCTCGAAGGGTGCCGCCGGGGTCACCGGCGCGGGGCTCGCGACGCTGGCCGGGGGATTGTCCTCGCACCGGCCGGAACTGGTGGACGGCGTCGGGTTCATCGTCGGCATCGACCGGTTCATGTCCGAGGCCCGCGCGCTGACGAATTTCGCGGGCAACGCCGTCGCGACCGTGCTGATCGGCACCTGGACCAACGAGATCGACCGCGAGCAGCTCGACCGGACGCTCGACGGCCGATCGCCGTTCGACGAAGCGACGCTGCTCGACGAAAACGCGAGTGATCCCGGTGCGGGATCGAGTGAAGACGCTACTCAACCGAACACTCGATGATCGGGTGCGGGATCAGGTGAAGACGCCACTCAACGAACACTCGATGATCGGGTGCGGGATCAGGTAAAGACGCCACTCAACGAACACTCGATGATCGGGTGCGGGATCAGGTAAGAAGGACACGTGATCGAATGTGCGGTCCGCTGGTCCCCGCCCCTGCCCGCCGAACCCCGGTTCCTGGCCTTGCTCGACGAGCTGGAGCAAGGCCGGTACGGGAACTACCGCCAGGACATCGACAAACGCCGGTTCCTGACCGGTCGCGTCCTGGCGAAGACCGTCGCCGCCGAGCGGCTCGGCCTGGCCGTCGAGGACGTGAGCTTCGACGCGACCTGCGATGACTGCGGAAAACCACACGGCCGCCCCAGTGTCCCCGGTGCGCCGCTGATGTTGTCGATCTCGCATTCCGGCGACCTCATCGGCGTCGCGGCCACCGCCGGGACACCGGTCGGCCTCGACGTCGAGACGGCCACCAGGCGTGCCGAGGACTCGCTCATGGAGTACGCGCTGACCCCCGCCGAGCTGGCCGCGATCTCCGGGCTCGCCGACGACGAACGCGCGACGGCGTTCTTCACCTATTGGACGCGCAAGGAAGCGGTCATGAAGGCCACCGGAAAGGGCCTCAAGATCCCGCTGCAGAGCATCACGTTCTCCGGCTACGACGAGCGGGCGCGGCTGGTCCGGTCGAGCCACCAGGCCCTCGACCCGGACCGGACCCGGCTCGCGGACCTGAAGGCCGCCGAAGGCTACCGAGCCGCCGTCGCGCTGCTGACCTCGGACGACATCTCGGTCACCGAAGCCTTCGCGACCCTCTGACTCCGCTGTACGCCCCCAATCACGCGAGTGCGCCCTCCAATCCCGCCGGCGACGCGTGAAAGGCCCCCTCACCGCGTCCAGCGCAGGCAAGCGGCGGCACCGAGCGCCCCGAACGCCCGCAATTCGTCACCTGCTTGCAGGTGACGAATTGCGGGCAGTGCTAGCTCTCCAGGCCCATGGCGGCCAGCAGGGTGCGGAACTTCGCCGAGGTCTCGTCGAGTTCGGCCCGCGGGTCGGACGCGGGCACGATGCCGCCGCCGGCGTACAGCCGCATGGAGGTGTCGGCGATCTCCGCGCACCGGATCCCCACGGCCCATTCGCCGTCCCCGGCCGCGTCGACCCAGCCGACGGCGCCCGCGTAGTACGCGCGGTCGAACGGCTCGAGTTCCCGCACCAGCGCGCGGGCGGCGGCGGTCGGCGTACCGCAGACGGCGGGTGTCGGGTGCAACGCGGCGGCGAGGTCCAACGCGGTGATGTGCTGGTCGAGCAGCTCACCGGTCACGGTGGTCGAGAGGTGCCAGATCGCCGGCGTGGAGACGAGTTCGGGGCCGCGGACGTCGAGCGTGCGGCAGAACGGCCGCAGGGTCTCCACGACGGACTCCACCACCACGGCGTGTTCGACGTGGTCCTTTTCGGACGCCAGCAGTGCCGCACCGTTCGCCTTGTCGATCGCCGGGTCCGCCGACCGGGGCATCGACCCGGCGTGCGGCCGGGACAAGACAGCCCCGCCGGTGCGGGACAGCAGGAGCTCGGGGGTGGCGCCGACCAGCGTGCGCCCGCCGGGCAGCCGCGCGGCGTACGTGGTGTGCCGAGGGTTTCCGTTCGCCAGGTTCCGGACGACGTCGGCGACCGGAACGGCCGCGGAGAAGTCGAGATCGAGCGCGCGGGCCAGGACGACCTTGCGCAGGTCCCGGTCGCCCAGCGCCGAGACGGCCGCGCGGACGGCGGCCAGATGCGCCTCCGGCTCGGGCACGGGAGTGACCTTGACCGGCTGCGGAAGCGCGGTGCGCGATGGGACGGCCGCGTGCTCGGACGTCGCGCGACGGACCGCACGGGGCAGGACCAGGTGCCCCGGCAGCGAGGTGGTGTCGAAGGGCAGCACACCGACCGCGATCGACGAGCCCGAGTCGGCGAACAGCCCGGGGAGCGCCCCGGAGAGCCGCGCCGGATCGGTGTCGGTCGCGGTGGCCGCGGTCCCGCTCGCGAGAAGCGCGTGCCGCGCCGTGGCCAGGAGGAAGTCGCCCCGCTCGTAGCGGGCGACCAGGTCTGCCGGGGTCGCCGGTGCGGTACTGGTCGTCACCCCACCAGCGTCCCAGGCTCCGGCTGAGACCAGGGAAAAGTGTTGTCCGGGCAACAGCCTCGCGAACAACACCTTCCCCCGGGCAACCCTGTGACCTGGGCGGAAGCGTTACTTCAGCGCCTCGAGAAGGGCCTCGCGCTGCCGCTCGCCCAGTCCGGCGGCACGCCGGTCCGGGTCGATCCCGGCCTGCTCCAGCAGGGCGGCGACCTTGACCGCGCCCAGGCCGGGCACGGCCTTCAGCAGCTGCGTGACCTTCGTCTTGCCGATGGTCTTGTTCTCCTTGGCCTGCTTGAGCACCTTGTCGATGCTCTCCTTGCCGGACTTGATCGACGCAAGCAGCTCGGAGCGCGCTTTGCGAGCCTCAGCCGCCTTGGCGAGGGCATCGGCGCGCTGCTCCGGAGTCAACGTGGGCAGAGCCAACGTAGTAGTCCTTTCATCTCAGGTCTCCGCTTTCGCGGCCGACGGCCTTTGAACCATGCTTGCAAGAGCAAGCGCTGGCCAGCCGTCTCTGTACCACGGCTCCAGTAAACGCCACCCGTTCCTCGGCCGTGAAACCGACACGCACTTATTACCCCTCGACCACGCCGCGGGCAACCCGCCCCAGCCTGCGGAAACACGCCGTTCGGGCGGCGATTCGCCCGTGTTCATCACCCTTATGAGCGATGTCCGGACTTCGCCCTGTCAGCCATTTTTCGTTTCATGGCAGGAGAAATACGAATCGTCGACGATCTTGCCCCGAACCGGGGAACACCCGTTAGCGCGACACTGTGACCGAACGGTTGCCTGTGATGTTACTGACCGGTTCACCCCTCCCGGATTAGAGTCGGCGCAACCCCAGTTCACCGGAGAACGAGCACTACGGGAGTACACGATGTTGAGCACGATGCAGGACGGACAGCTGTCACTGGGCAAGCTGCTCCGCCACGGCACCACGGTGCACTCCGCGAGCGAAGTCATCACCTGGACCGGTTCAGAAGCCCGCCGGGAGACCTACGGCGAACTCGGCAGGCACGCCGCCCGCCTCGCGAACGCGCTCCGGGGCCTCGGCATCACCGGTGACCAGCGCGTCGGCACCTTCATGTGGAACAACGCCGAGCACATGGCCGCGTACGTGGCCATCCCCGCCATGGGCGCCGTGCTGCACACGCTCAACATCCGGCTGTTCCCCGAACAGCTGGTCTTCGTCGCCAACCACGCCGAGGACCAGGTCGTGATCGTCGACGGCACGCTGGTCCCGCTGCTGGCCAAGCAGCTGCCCGAGCTGAAGACCGTGCGTCACGTCATCGTGGCCAACGGAGACGCCTCCACGCTGACGGCACCGGACGGCGTCCAGGTGCACTCCTACGACGAGCTGCTGGCAGGCCAGCCGGACACCTTCGACTGGCCCGACGTGGACGAGCGGTCCGCCGCCGCGATGTGTTACACCTCGGGCACCACGGGTGACCCGAAGGGCGTCGCGTACTCCCACCGGTCGATCTGGCTGCACTCGATGCAGGTCACGATGTCCGACAGCATGCGGCTGGCCCAGCACGACAAGGCCCTCGCGATCGTCCCGATGTTCCACGCGATGGCCTGGGGCATGCCGTACGCGGCGTTGATGGTCGGCGCCTCGCTGCTGATGCCGGACCGGTTCCTCCAGCCCGCCCCGATCGCGCAGATGCTCGGCGTCGAGAAGCCGACCTTCGCCGGCGCCGTCCCGACGATCTGGCAGGGCCTGCTGTCCCACCTCGACGCGAACCCGCAGGACATCTCCCATCTGCGTGAGGTCGTCGTCGGCGGCTCGGCCGCGCCGCCGTCGCTGATGCACGCCTTCGAAGACCGCTACGGCGTGCCGATCCTGCACGCCTGGGGCATGACCGAGACGTCGCCACTGGGCAGCGTCGCGCGTCCGCCCGCCGCCGCGACCGGCGAGAAGGCGTGGGACTACCGCTACACCCAGGGCCGGTTCCCGGCGTCCGTCAGCGCCAGGCTGATCGGCGACGACGGCGAAGAACTGCCGTGGGACAACGAAAGCGTCGGCGAGCTCGAGGTGCAGGGCCCGTGGATCGCGGCGTCGTACCACAGCGGCACGAGCGGTGACGAGCCCGATCCGGAAAAATTCCACGACGGCTGGCTCCGCACCGGCGACGTCGGCAAGATCAGCCCGGACGGCTATCTCACGCTGACCGACCGCGCGAAGGACGTCATCAAGTCCGGCGGCGAGTGGATCTCCTCGGTGGACCTGGAAAACCAGGTGATGGCGCATCCCGCGGTGGCCGAGGCGGCGGTGGTCGGCATCCCCGACGAGAAGTGGGACGAGCGGCCGCTGGTCGCCGTCGTGCTCAAGGAGGGCCAGGACGTCACGGCCGAGGAACTGCGCGAGTTCCTGTCCGACAAGGTCGCGAAGTGGCAGCTTCCGGAGAATTGGACCTTTGTGGACGAAGTCCCGAAGACCAGCGTCGGCAAGTTCGACAAGAAGCGGCTGCGGGCGTTCCACTCCGAAGGCAAACTCGACGTCAGTCAGCTCTAACGGGTTAATCTCCCGCGCGCCTGCCGTTCCGTGAAGGCCACCGTGTTTTACAAAGACACAGGGCCATGTTGGCGATGTGCCTCAGGGACTCCGGTCCCCGTTAGGTGGCCTTCACGGCATTCGGCGAAGGGTTTTCGGTGCGTAAGGCGAACAGGCGAGCGTTCCTGGCGATGGCGGGGACCACCGCGCTCTCCGCCTGTGGGTCCAACACCGTCCAAACCGGAAACCCGCCCCCTTCGACGGCCTACTCCGCCGGGGTGACCGAGCCGAAGCCGCAACCCGTGGACCTCACGCAGTGGTACCACCCGTATCCCGAAGCCGGTGTCCAAGAAGCCGTCACGCGCTACGCGGCCGCGTACCACAAGTCCGAGGTCGCGGTGCGGTGGAATCCCGACGACTACGAGACGAAACTGAACGCCGCGCTGCAAACAGGGCCGGTCCCGGACGTCTTCGAAGGCCAGGTCACCGTCGATCGCGTCCGGCAGAACCTCCTCTTGCCGCTCGACGACGTCGTCGGCCCCGTGCGCGGGGATTTCCCTCCCTCCGTCTTGGCGGCACAGACGGTCGACGGCAGGCTTTACGGCATCCCCCAGGCACTGGACGCCCAGGTTCTCTTCTACCGCAAGAGTTTCCTGCAGGAGGCCGGGGCGCAGCCGCCGCAGACGCTCGGTGAACTCGTCGACGCGGCGAGGAAACTGTCCAGGGACGGCGTCAAAGGACTGTTCGCCGGCAACGACGCGGGCGCGGCGGCGCTGGCCGGACCACTGCTGTGGTCGGCCGGGCTCGACTACGTCAAGGACGGCAAGTCGGTCGGTTTCGACGATCCACGCGCCGCCACGACCTTCGCGAAACTCCACGAGCTCAACGGTTCGCTGCTGTTCGGCGGTTCGACGGACTGGGCGGATCCGCTCCCGTTCATCGACGGGCTCACCGCCATGCAGTGGACCTGGCTGTGGAACCTGCCGAAGATCCAGGACGCCGTGAAGGACGACTTCGGGATCCTGGCCTTCCCGCGGCTCGACGCGGCGGGCGCGCCGTCCGTCCCGGTCAGCGGGCTGAGCGCGATGGTGCACTCCAAGAGCCTGAACCCCGACGCCGCCAAGGACTTCGTCAAGTGGCTGTGGCTGGAACGCACCGACTTCCAGCAGGAGTTCGCCACCGAGTTCGGTTTCCACCTGCCCGCGCGGCTGAGCGTGCTCGACAAGGTCGCCGCGGCGGCCGACGCGGCGAAGCTGGTCAAGGAGAACGGCCGCGCCGCCGGTCCACTGTGGACTCCGGTGGCGAACACCGCGCTCGTCGACGCGCTGGGCCGGATCGCCCGTGACGGCGCGGATCCGGTCGCCGAGACGAAGGCCGCGGTCGAGGCCGTCAAAGCCGAACTGGGTCGCCTGTCCGCGTGAGCCGCCGCGAACGGACGTAGGCGACGATCAGGACCATCGACAGGATCACCGCGCCGCCGTCGGTGACCAGCGTCGGCAGCACGCCTGGCCAGCCGTGTTCGGCGATCGCGGCGCGGTGGACTTCGAACGGCACGACGTACACGCCGGCCGCCTGGCCGATGTTGACCGC encodes the following:
- a CDS encoding enoyl-CoA hydratase/isomerase family protein, whose amino-acid sequence is MSTVDYATDDGIAVLWLNRPERLNAVVAELIDDLLEALDAAARSDARAVVLAGRGRAFCAGHDLKEPTPEGDSRRRLDRLQDVTRRLRGLRQPVIAAVHGYAIGAGAEFAMGCDLILAAEDAVFAFPEVSLGLSVTGAASRLLPLLVGPLKAKELLLLGERVSGTKARELGLVNATLPADDLMDTALAWAARIAAHPAAAATMAKRALDSGIDGSLDAALELEVSHALITEHSAEVAASAEAFRNRT
- a CDS encoding acyl-CoA dehydrogenase family protein, giving the protein MDFSLSVEEREVRDWVRTFVQRDLMPREQEVLRRERAGQPGLTSDELRELQLKAKESGFWGVQTPEEYGGMGLSAVMTALLEAELGRTFVPFRFGGSADNILYYANDEQKERYLLPTISGERKSCFAITEPGAGSDAKAIRTSARKDGTDWVINGEKTFITGGNEADFVMVFAITDPEKGANGGVTCFLVDRDAGWKSEYIDTMGEWGPAALVFEDVRVPETQILGELGHGFDLAMQWIGAGRYLLPARAIGSCERLISMAIEHANTRETFGQKIAERQAIQWMIADSGTELEALRWLVLHAAWQVDRKLDSRHAQSMAKLYGGVKANEIVDRVLQIHGGMGYTRELPVERWYRELRLLRIYEGTDEIQRRTIARNLLKGHVKVGGTLG
- a CDS encoding ATP-dependent acyl-CoA ligase — protein: MTSLAGIDTLLGLTTRAAARWPDKTAWIFDSTGESFTFADVDARSTEFARALLALGVKPGDRVAVMLRNQPEFPLLWLALAKIGGVLVPVNTGYREFDGAHVLRHSGARFAVAAEEFLELLAGIAPETALERVLTPGELTGGGATPDFASEGERPVNIQYTSGTTGAPKGCVLPNRYWTTLAISLATDFPMVGADDVVLTAQPFHYIDPQWNVALGLAGGATLVVLDRFHPSTFWAKVREHGVTWFYCLGLMPTLLLRQPESELDKAHQVRAICASAIPRDLHATLEARWGAPWYEAFGMTETGGDIRMYPADHEETVGTGCLGRPAPTREVMIADTAGKPLPRGETGELLIRGVGLMHGYHDDPEATRRAFDDGWFHTGDLATMDAEGRVYYVGRTKDMIRRSGENISADEVERALQLHPAVKLAAVIAVPDDIRGEEVKAYLVLDENEGHRCEPAELAEFCSAKLAYFKVPRFWALVAELPMTPSERVAKGELKKAEDLRAGSWDRVTGTWL
- a CDS encoding TetR/AcrR family transcriptional regulator codes for the protein MNTRERVRQAAVKLFATKGFHGTGIRDLALAAELSSASLYHYMGTKEDLLVAIMNESLRRLLDAAEQATAGLTDPVSRLGSLVALHVLAHAIQPDDTRVVDNEVHALTPGARAGVVGLRDAYERLWADAIEDGVAVGVFRTDQPSVTRLALVEMCSGVARWYSPSGPLTLDQLAVHYAELALRALASERRLDRAALQNCREVVSRVWRVPV
- a CDS encoding amidohydrolase, whose product is MRVDTVYEHARFLTGREEFAALAVLHGRIVALGEDASALSALSAKHRVDLGGSVVVPGFHDAHNHMAWFGMALDDVALSACRSVDEVYDAVARRAAETPPGGWIIGSGYDQNKLAGGHPTRQGLDRAAPGHLVRLKHTSGHMTVVNSAVLERLDLPNVPVGGDVVRDEDGSPTGLLAEQAQLMLRPLTYPTPVETVVRGLDRASERYLAEGITSVQEAGIGGGLVGETPAELAAYQLARDRGVLRVRSTVMVAASVLHDLDAGARFPAEEPSALYGLDLGMRTGFGDEWLRIGAMKLFADGSLIGRTCAMHEPFAGEPDNVGYFQVPEDEIARTIAAAHKAGWQIATHAIGDRAITVVLDAYEAALKADPRPDHRHRVEHCAVLRPEELKRLASLGLIASPQGRFVNEIGDGMRAALGPEREPWCYRLKSLLDVGCVLPASSDRPVVEGAPLLALADMVRRKTASGVVLGPDERLTPAEALHAYTYGSAYAAFAEKDLGTLEPGKLADFAVLSADPTDESTLDSIHVVATAVGGDIVYERS